The genomic interval CCACATTCCTTTCTATTTTCCTCTCATTCAACGGTATCATTGTGTATTATGTGGATTTTCAGGGATGCATCCAAAAATATACAACACTCGTAGCTCTAATGCTATAGACCGAGGGAAATACATAATATGGACAGCTGAAATGGACAATTGCCTCACCGACGTGCTTGTGGAGCAGGTGGAAAAGGGGAATAAGGTGGATAACATCTTGAAGCCTGCAGTATTTGCAGCTGCACTGAAAGCATTGAATGAAAAGTTTGGTATGCATTTGACAAAAGGACACATAAAAAATCGGCTGAAGACTTGGAGGAAGCAGTTTGCGGTTCTGAAGGAACTCCTTGCCCATAGGGGATTTGTTTGGAATAAGACACAAAAGATGGTTGTTGCTAATGATTCAGTTTGGAATGACTACATCAGGGTAATATTGTTGCCAGAGATACACAATGCACCCTGTCAATTTACAGTTTTGGGTTGGTTGTCTGATAAGTGATATTCTTATGTTACCTGCAGGAGCATCCAGATGCCAAGATTTTCCGAGCAAAGTCCATTGAAAACTATGATAAATTATGTTTTGTTCTTGGAAATGATCAATCAATTGCAAGACTTTCTGACAATGTTACAGAAATTGATGTAAACTTCACAGTTGATAATGGGGATCCAGATCTTGTCATTTTGTCTGAAACACAAACTGATGGAAATCTGACTAAGAACCTCAGGTGGACCGAGGAAATGGATCACTGGCTTGGAAAGATTCTCGTAGATCAAGTGAGGAAAGGGCTTAAAATTGATAATGTTTTTCAGACAGAAGCATATGACAAAGCTGTTTCAGCCATGAATGCAAAATTTGGGCTTCATCTAAcaaaatttaacattaaaaatcGTCTTAAAACATGGAAGAAACAATATGAAATAGCAAAGGAAATTCTGTGTCATGCTGGATTTAGATGGGATGAAACAAAGAAAATGATCATTGCTAATGATTCTACATGGATTGAGTACATCCGGGTACGTTTTCACCTATCGGACCTTTAGAACTGTTAGAGAGCAAAGGTTTACAAAGTATATTGCTCCTGACCAAACAAAGACTATATTGTATGCTTTATTCCTTTCTCTTTTGTTTTGGTAGTGAGAGAAACTGTTATGCAGTAGCAAAAGctgaaattttctttttattcttttcaaaagTCGTCATCCATTGTTCTTGTGAATGAAATTAATTTGGATTGCTAAGAAGGTGTTTTACAGCATCACATATTTGCACCATCATTTGAAACTTTCTTATTTTTAAGGCTTTACTGCAATTGAGTTATGAGATTTTCAAAATGGATACGGTTATGTTCTACACCATTTTTTGGTACATTCTGTTGTGTTTTCTCTGACTACACGTTCCAAAACATGctacttttttttattggatAATTTATTTGCGGGGGAAAATAATTAGATAGCTGGTTGATTGCATATTGCTTCAATTTTGTAATTAGCATCCCACCTTTTATTAAACATCCCCCTTCTGCACCAGATTATTGTTTATTACAACCTTTTTTTCGTGCCTGAAGAAAATGATATGTAGCAAATAGTCCAAATGAACTATAGTAGCATATATCAATACTTTACAGCAATCTAGCTCTttttttgagtttaaataaTGAGGTCTTTTAAGTTCAAAATCAATGTATGCTGGCAAGTGGCCATCATGTCAGTAAACGGTATGTAAAagcatttaaattaaattagaaagtTTTTTATTAGATAATTAAGTCATGAATGGAAAAAAAGTACAAGAACAATTGTTAAGGTATCACAACAAATAACTTATTTTTGTCACACATTTAACTTCTGTCATAGTAATTAATAATGTTTATCTACATAGACCTTTTTCAGAGGTGATTTCTTTCCTAGAGGAGACATTTGGTGAGACTTTGGTATGTCATAAAGTACTGATGAAACTCATACGGCAGAAAATAGGAAACATAATAATGACtttgaaattcaaatattttaggtATATGTAGACTTTTTCAGCTTTTGAAAGTTAAATATGCACTGGTAGTTAATTTATCAGGCTATTTTGTCAGAGCTACATAATAGATTAGTAGCGTAGCAGTGGTAATCATCTTCTGAGTAAGTCAAACACATATTCTTCCTTGGAATTCCACTTGAATACCAGCTTTACAATTTTGCCATAGTCCTTAGTGAGTTTTCAGTAATATCTGGTTAGACCCAAAAAACCTCGCATGCCTTTTACATTTTTGGCACTGGCTATTGCAGCACCCTACTAATTTTGTTGGGATTCATTGCCACACCTTCTTTAGAGATGTTGTGCCTCAAATACTCCACAGTTTTGCTAGACACAACTGCTTCCCCTATTTTACTAAAACTCTTGATTCCACTGCTTGATTTAAATTCAGTAGGATTGACCAAGGCAGTGGTCCCACAGTTGGCATATGCAACCTTCCTCCCATTCTCTGCTTCAAACCATAGACAAAATACCCAAAATATTGATCATCTGATAATTGCTTACCTGAGCCCTCAGTTGTTTGAATTCCAGAATGTACTCCTCTGCACTACCCTCCACGTGTTTATCTTCTCCAGATTTGATTCTTTTCATCAACCAATGGATCTGAATCCTTCAATTCCAGGGACGAAATTGAGCCAACATTAGTTCAACACTTGCCTCTCCCCTCAGCCCTTTCAAAAGAAGGTATTGATGAGATGATCTTGCTCTCTAATGTTCAATGGTTTCAAACTGCTTTCTGTATTGTCACACACTTCCTCTCTCAGCCAAAGGAGCACTTGCACGGGTTCTGCATTAGGATGATTTGAAAATGCCCGACCGCATTTTTGGGACATAAGTCTCCCACCATCAATACCAATAAAGTTTCACCTACTAGTGCCACTATGACCACTGTAATATGTTCTGGTTCTGGTACACCTCTAAGGAAGAAACAAGCTATTCAGCCCCCTATGTGTTTTTTTCCCGAAAAGACCTATTTTGGGTTTTCTCTAATGTTATTCTTTTGTGTAGCCTCAGTTTTTATTGTTTGTAAAGACCAGAAATGCTCTTTCACTGCTTTCATGGTGGGCAGTCTCCCCCACCAATTTCATCTTGTGTTAGTGCTGGAATCCCACCTCTTGTTGCTGTATCTCTGCTAAGACACTGCTTTAGTGTCAACCATGGTGGGCAGTCTCCCCCACCAATTTCATCTTGTGTGAGTGATGGAATCCAACCTCTTGTTGCTGTATCTCTGCTAAGTAACCCAAAATTTTCCTGCACGGGTCTTCGGTGTTGTGTACTTGGGCATCAACTATCACCTTCTGTTGGTCGGTTTCAACTTTTGCTCATTTGAAATCTCTTAGTGCCTAGTTCCAACTCCTAAATTTGACTCAATCTTTCTCTTCACCATGTATCTTGTTCTCCCACTTTCAAAAATCATATCAGGTAACAGTTGATTATCAACTGCTACCCGATATTTACTACAAGTACTATCCTGTTTTCATTACTTCTAACATCCTCATTTCAGTCAACTGTGTTAGCTGAcagttttatttttgatttatttagacACATTTAAACAAGTTATATTACAACAATCCagaataatttatcttaattcTACTGTGCTGTGCCTGTCCCAATAGTTCTGACTTCTAATTCATATAAGAATCTATTAGATTTAAATGGTATCTCATTTTGGAGCTTTATGGTGTCTCAATAATGTAATTTATGCCATTCACAACATGTAGAATTCATTTTGTGTGTTGAAGTATCGTATTTGACCTCCataatttttgttcattttttattcaGAGAAGTCAAattattaattcttttattCTAGAAGACCATTAATTATGCAAAGCGGTTGGATCACAATATTTGACACTTCAAATTTGGTTGTAGATTTTGCATATTAAACACTTACGTTAGATCACATTTGAGAAATAAGGGAAAGGGAAAATGTATAATTGTTTGGAGAAGTCTGTTAGGAATAAAAGTGTGTAGTAGATCACATTTCAGCATTTTTCATTTGTACACTTTTTTTATTTCCGCATTTTTCATTTGTACATTTTTCATATCAGTTCCTAACATCATAAACTCTTGTTCCTCATTTTTTCTATCACGTCAGACTCATCCAGATGCAAGGACTTACCGTGCTAGGGTCCTAGAGAACTATGAGCAGTTCTGCTCTATCTTTGGCCATTATAATGAGCCGTTGCATCCTAGTGACTCCATTCCTTGTGATGAGCCTTCAGAGTTTGAAAGTATCTGCCCAGTTAACTATGATAGCAATCTTAAAGATGTAGTGAAGCAAATGAGGTGGACAAGTGATATGGACAGCTGTCTAAGTGAAATTCTAGTGCAGCAAATTAAACTTGGTAACAGAAGCAAATTTGACCACAAACTGAAACCTGCTGCATTGGAAGCTGCTGTGCTGGCCATTAACGATAAGTTTAAGCTTTATATGTTGAAAGATCATATTAAAAATCGTCTTAAAACATGGAAGAAACAATATGATACTCTGAAAGAACTTCTGCGACAGAGCGGCTTTGAATGGGATGAGAACCGAAAAATGGTCATTGCAGATGACTCTGTATGGAATGAATATATTAAGGTGCATATTATAGACTTTAAATTTCTATCTGGCATTTGTTGTAGCATAACAATTTTACTGTCCAGCTTATATAAATACGTGTTTCTGGAGCAGATAAATCCTGATGCTCGAATTCTTAAAGGACGAGTTATCAGAAACTATGAGGAACTGTGCATAATCATTGGACACCTTGATCCACCAGGTATGAACACTTCTCGTGCTAACAGGGGTATGACTACAGATGATAATGTTATGGAAGTTCAAGAGACAAATTATCATGGAACTGATAATACAACAGAAAAAGTAAAGAGTGTGACATGGACAGATGAGATGGATCATTGTTTGACAGAGCTGCTAGTAAAACAAGTGATGTTGGGAAACAAGCTTGAGAAAAATTTCAAGACGTCAGCTTACATAGCTACTCTAGCTGTTCTAAATGAGAGGTTTGACTTGAACTTAACAATAGAAAACATTAAAAGCCGGTTGAGAACATGGAAAAAACAGTATGGCCTTTTGAAGGAAATGCTTTCACGTGGGGGATTTCAATGGGATGAAGGACGTAAGGTAGTTGTTGCAACTGACTCCACATGGAATGAATACATTAAGGTATAGTTATTGAATCTTCCTTCAAGTTCATTTTAGTTTCAGAagtaatttatcatttatttgcTATTGTAGTACTTTAGCTAGCGCCCGATGGATGTCATGATAAGGCCACATTAATCCTGGTTATCTGGTCATTATTTTTTAACCATTTGTTATCTTCTCTTTGTActgtttaaaatttaatcaaagaCCCATTGCTATAATAACTACCGAAATGCACCATTGTCCTTGAAGGTGTCATGCTTCTCttctattttgtttgtttgcatTTTGGTTGGTTCAGTTGTTTCCAGCTGCAGTCACAACTACATATTGTGAACCTTTATCCGAGTCAGTGTTCAACAGACTCTCACACACACCT from Cicer arietinum cultivar CDC Frontier isolate Library 1 chromosome 5, Cicar.CDCFrontier_v2.0, whole genome shotgun sequence carries:
- the LOC101500085 gene encoding uncharacterized protein, encoding MHPKIYNTRSSNAIDRGKYIIWTAEMDNCLTDVLVEQVEKGNKVDNILKPAVFAAALKALNEKFGMHLTKGHIKNRLKTWRKQFAVLKELLAHRGFVWNKTQKMVVANDSVWNDYIREHPDAKIFRAKSIENYDKLCFVLGNDQSIARLSDNVTEIDVNFTVDNGDPDLVILSETQTDGNLTKNLRWTEEMDHWLGKILVDQVRKGLKIDNVFQTEAYDKAVSAMNAKFGLHLTKFNIKNRLKTWKKQYEIAKEILCHAGFRWDETKKMIIANDSTWIEYIRTHPDARTYRARVLENYEQFCSIFGHYNEPLHPSDSIPCDEPSEFESICPVNYDSNLKDVVKQMRWTSDMDSCLSEILVQQIKLGNRSKFDHKLKPAALEAAVLAINDKFKLYMLKDHIKNRLKTWKKQYDTLKELLRQSGFEWDENRKMVIADDSVWNEYIKINPDARILKGRVIRNYEELCIIIGHLDPPGMNTSRANRGMTTDDNVMEVQETNYHGTDNTTEKVKSVTWTDEMDHCLTELLVKQVMLGNKLEKNFKTSAYIATLAVLNERFDLNLTIENIKSRLRTWKKQYGLLKEMLSRGGFQWDEGRKVVVATDSTWNEYIKKHRDARHLRDKQIENYNELGLIVGNDEASGNWSDDTEMFDVNLTPQFVENSNVNLTPNFEGHADVNLTPHFEENAETPTLMLGYEEETSHDNASDEVQGSSEQTGARPSSSHSKQPSKRRRTDDVMLQMMSVMASDIGRIADALTENNKTMCLEEVVEKVQNIPGFDDDLIIEACEYLCFDEKRGMMFLKLDERLRKKWLLKRLRG